Proteins from one Listeria weihenstephanensis genomic window:
- a CDS encoding Crp/Fnr family transcriptional regulator: MLQTFGVEIDENFLEILLFSNKSFDKYATKKVLPAKTVIDASVTDNHSFIYIEKGLTKIVASHNTKETTISFSGDGEFIGFASLLSKGRNQFELETISETTAYFIDPYFVLNVIDESGWGTSILLKIIENLTQSVNYYGKFNLLPAKAKVAASLLHLESKKLGKIDGHLPKEICQHHLASYCQITREYATTILSKFEEEGLVQLTPKPIKILDIYTLKEMVGFEISGSLH; this comes from the coding sequence ATGCTACAAACATTTGGAGTTGAAATCGATGAAAATTTTCTGGAGATACTATTATTTTCTAATAAGTCATTCGATAAATATGCAACAAAGAAAGTATTACCAGCCAAAACTGTGATAGACGCGTCTGTGACAGATAATCATTCTTTCATTTATATAGAAAAAGGGTTGACCAAAATTGTAGCGAGCCATAATACGAAGGAAACGACAATTTCATTTTCAGGGGATGGAGAATTTATCGGGTTTGCATCATTGCTATCAAAGGGAAGAAATCAATTTGAACTAGAAACAATTTCGGAGACAACCGCCTACTTCATCGATCCATACTTCGTTTTGAATGTGATTGATGAGTCTGGTTGGGGAACATCGATTTTACTTAAAATCATCGAGAATCTAACACAGTCTGTGAATTATTACGGGAAGTTTAATCTATTGCCAGCAAAAGCAAAAGTTGCCGCATCCTTGTTACATTTAGAGTCTAAAAAATTAGGAAAAATAGATGGGCATTTACCAAAAGAAATTTGTCAGCATCACTTGGCTAGTTATTGCCAGATTACACGTGAGTACGCGACGACGATCTTGTCTAAGTTTGAAGAAGAAGGTCTCGTGCAGCTGACGCCAAAACCAATTAAAATATTGGATATATATACATTAAAAGAAATGGTCGGCTTTGAAATATCGGGATCGTTACATTAA